In one window of Pseudobdellovibrionaceae bacterium DNA:
- a CDS encoding YdiU family protein, producing MATPTFSFCNTDVKLPERFYAHGSPDKASDPKLITYNKPLAKELGLSLDSVGEQQLAEVFSGNQLPEGAEPIAQAYAGHQFAHFVPQLGDGRALLIGELLDSNGKPWDIQLKGSGKTPLSRRGDGKSSLGPVLREYIVSEAMYYLGVPTTRALAAITTGDQVYRETALPGAVFTRVAPSHIRVGTFQYFAHRDDRDGLKRLLNYAVNRHYPEIAEASNLALAFLNKVITAQASLVAKWLELGFIHGVMNTDNTAVGGFTIDYGPCAFMDEFDPGKVFSSIDRQGRYAYNNQPAIAHWNLARLADSLVPLVDPLESKAIDLLETELATFTGQFESQWSMKMRRKLGLVTEEEKDIELIQLWFEYLQLESQDYTLSFRHLADLIHSKTSTYGFAETTQLSHFLDLWNSRLDRQGVSLEEVKKQMNKTNPLFIPRNHQVERAIQQGLKGDYSIFFELNKVLENPFDQQPDKKDYAGPPQPHEEVTQTFCGT from the coding sequence ATGGCAACCCCGACTTTCAGTTTTTGTAACACCGACGTAAAGCTACCTGAGCGATTCTACGCTCATGGATCACCGGACAAAGCCTCTGACCCAAAGCTCATCACCTATAACAAACCACTGGCTAAAGAATTAGGCCTCAGCCTAGATTCAGTAGGGGAGCAACAGTTGGCTGAGGTATTTTCCGGCAACCAACTTCCCGAGGGTGCTGAGCCCATTGCCCAAGCTTATGCGGGCCACCAATTTGCCCATTTTGTACCCCAACTTGGAGATGGGAGAGCCCTACTCATAGGTGAACTCTTGGACTCAAATGGAAAGCCCTGGGATATCCAATTGAAAGGGTCAGGGAAGACTCCCCTTTCTCGGCGTGGCGATGGCAAATCAAGTCTTGGACCTGTACTACGAGAATACATAGTTAGCGAAGCCATGTATTATTTGGGCGTTCCTACCACCCGAGCTCTGGCGGCCATAACTACAGGGGACCAAGTCTACCGTGAAACAGCTCTTCCGGGAGCCGTTTTTACCCGAGTGGCACCGAGCCATATACGCGTTGGGACCTTTCAATATTTCGCCCACAGGGATGACCGCGATGGCCTTAAGCGCCTGTTAAACTACGCTGTTAATCGCCACTATCCAGAAATTGCTGAGGCTTCGAACCTAGCCCTGGCCTTTTTAAACAAGGTCATCACGGCCCAAGCGTCGCTCGTGGCAAAGTGGCTTGAGCTGGGATTTATCCATGGCGTAATGAACACTGACAACACCGCAGTGGGTGGCTTCACCATTGATTACGGCCCCTGTGCGTTTATGGACGAGTTTGATCCAGGAAAAGTTTTTAGCTCTATTGATCGTCAGGGGCGATATGCCTACAACAACCAACCGGCCATAGCCCATTGGAACTTAGCGCGACTGGCTGACAGCTTGGTGCCGCTAGTTGACCCCCTGGAAAGTAAAGCCATTGATTTGTTAGAAACCGAATTAGCTACGTTTACCGGTCAATTTGAGAGCCAGTGGTCAATGAAAATGCGCAGAAAATTGGGCTTAGTCACTGAAGAAGAAAAAGATATTGAGCTAATTCAGCTTTGGTTTGAGTACCTTCAGCTAGAGTCCCAAGACTACACCCTAAGCTTTCGTCATTTGGCTGACCTGATTCATAGTAAGACTTCGACCTATGGTTTTGCAGAAACGACCCAACTAAGTCACTTTTTAGATTTATGGAATTCGCGCCTAGATCGGCAAGGAGTCTCCTTGGAGGAGGTAAAAAAGCAAATGAATAAAACCAACCCACTTTTTATACCAAGAAACCACCAAGTTGAACGAGCCATTCAACAGGGTCTTAAAGGTGACTACTCTATTTTTTTCGA